In the Kitasatospora terrestris genome, one interval contains:
- a CDS encoding sirohydrochlorin chelatase has product MTVIPHPGPAAPPRVLHAARRPALVLVAHGSRDPAAEAEIRRLLAAVRSARPELDVRLAHLGLNAPLLPEVLAELSGRVVLVPLLLGRGYHVKVDIPEALAAAPHVHGTVADPLGPDPLLTDALHARLLEAGWAGQPVVLAASGSRDPEAAVDTGAQAALLAARLGVPVRPGYVAAGGPSVARQVAALTAEGHPETAVAGYFTAPGDFARLAAAAGATLASAPLGSHPLMARLVLHRYQSVVRAPVRLAV; this is encoded by the coding sequence ATGACCGTGATCCCGCATCCCGGCCCCGCCGCCCCGCCGAGGGTGCTGCACGCCGCCCGCCGCCCGGCCCTGGTGCTCGTCGCCCACGGTTCGCGCGACCCCGCCGCGGAGGCGGAGATCCGCCGCCTGCTGGCCGCCGTCCGCTCGGCCCGCCCGGAGCTGGACGTCCGCCTGGCGCACCTGGGGCTCAACGCCCCGCTGCTGCCCGAGGTGCTCGCCGAGCTGTCCGGCCGGGTGGTGCTCGTCCCGCTGCTGCTCGGCCGCGGCTACCACGTCAAGGTGGACATTCCCGAGGCGCTGGCCGCCGCACCGCACGTCCACGGCACGGTCGCCGACCCGCTCGGGCCGGACCCGCTGCTCACCGACGCACTGCACGCCCGGCTGCTGGAGGCCGGCTGGGCCGGCCAGCCCGTGGTGCTCGCCGCCTCCGGCTCCCGGGATCCGGAAGCCGCCGTCGACACCGGGGCGCAGGCCGCGCTGCTCGCCGCCCGGCTCGGGGTCCCGGTCCGTCCCGGCTACGTCGCCGCGGGCGGCCCGAGCGTCGCCCGGCAGGTCGCCGCACTCACCGCGGAGGGCCATCCGGAGACCGCCGTCGCCGGCTACTTCACCGCGCCCGGCGACTTCGCCCGCCTGGCGGCCGCGGCCGGTGCGACCCTGGCCTCCGCCCCGCTCGGCTCCCACCCGCTGATGGCGCGCCTCGTCCTGCACCGCTACCAGTCCGTCGTCCGGGCCCCCGTCCGCCTGGCGGTCTGA
- a CDS encoding helix-turn-helix domain-containing protein, which translates to MNQELPRRQIDARSLRALAHPLRMRILDELRENGPATSAKLSDRLGESTGTISWHLRHLAEHGFIEDEPERGTKRERWWRATRSRNVLNTTDFDRDPQTRAALDVYLGELLRSQYQRVADSMATEWPEEWRGAGTVSDWNKLRLTPTQLRSLIDELMDVIERHTPDPDAEPDPAARPVLLQLQALPRKETP; encoded by the coding sequence ATGAACCAGGAACTGCCCCGCCGTCAGATCGACGCCAGGAGCCTGCGCGCCCTCGCCCACCCGCTGCGCATGCGGATCCTCGACGAGCTGCGCGAGAACGGCCCCGCCACCTCGGCGAAGCTCTCCGACCGGCTCGGGGAGTCCACCGGCACCATCAGCTGGCACCTGCGCCACCTCGCCGAGCACGGCTTCATCGAGGACGAGCCCGAGCGCGGCACCAAGCGCGAGCGGTGGTGGCGCGCCACCCGCAGCCGCAACGTCCTCAACACCACCGACTTCGACCGCGACCCGCAGACCAGGGCCGCCCTCGACGTCTACCTCGGCGAACTGCTCCGCTCCCAGTACCAGCGGGTCGCCGACTCGATGGCCACCGAGTGGCCCGAGGAGTGGCGCGGCGCCGGCACCGTCTCCGACTGGAACAAGCTGCGCCTCACCCCCACCCAACTGCGCTCGCTCATCGACGAGTTGATGGACGTCATCGAACGCCACACGCCCGACCCGGACGCCGAACCCGATCCGGCGGCCCGCCCCGTCCTGCTCCAGCTCCAGGCCCTGCCGCGGAAGGAAACCCCATGA
- a CDS encoding FGGY family carbohydrate kinase, which produces MGIVAGIDSSTTRTRIVACDAETGAVLRQGRAPHPVPEGEDARSTEVDPQSWLHSLGDAATGGLLEGVTAIGVSAQQHGLIGLDAGGVLVRPALLWNDPRSAGAAAALVDALGGPQPWVEAIGAVPGPTYTIAKLRWLAEFEPASAKRIAEVLLPHDWLISQLLGTVKRRTTDRGDASGTGYWSPITGEYRQDLVKLAIGHELRVPDVLGPAEPAGHTPEGLLISAGTGENMAASLGLGLGVGDAVVSLGGNGTIFAVHDRAVVDPTGLVSSFADATGRHLPMVATLNAAQVLRSTAAMLGTDPEGLSELALQSSPGSYGLVLLPYLDGERTPKLPHAAGTLTGLRAESMGPQHLARAAVEGMLCNIADALDLLRSHGVAVDRVFLLGAVGRLPAVREIAPLLFGRPVVVPPAGDHAARGAARQAAWALAGTAEPPHWELPGAAVLAPDQDHDLAVGSAVRQQFAAVREQIHPETAS; this is translated from the coding sequence ATGGGCATCGTCGCGGGCATCGACAGTTCGACCACTCGCACCCGGATCGTCGCGTGCGACGCCGAGACCGGCGCCGTGCTGCGCCAGGGACGGGCCCCCCATCCGGTGCCGGAGGGCGAGGACGCCCGCAGCACCGAGGTGGATCCGCAGTCCTGGCTGCACTCGCTGGGCGACGCTGCCACCGGCGGCCTGCTGGAGGGCGTGACCGCGATCGGCGTCTCCGCCCAGCAGCACGGCCTGATCGGGCTGGACGCGGGCGGGGTGCTGGTCCGGCCCGCCCTGCTGTGGAACGACCCGCGGTCGGCCGGCGCGGCCGCCGCCCTGGTGGACGCGCTCGGCGGGCCGCAGCCGTGGGTGGAGGCGATCGGCGCCGTCCCGGGGCCGACGTACACCATCGCCAAGCTGCGCTGGCTGGCCGAGTTCGAACCGGCCTCGGCCAAGCGGATCGCCGAGGTGCTGCTGCCGCACGACTGGCTGATCTCCCAGCTGCTCGGCACCGTCAAGCGGCGCACCACCGACCGCGGCGACGCCTCCGGCACCGGCTACTGGTCGCCGATCACCGGCGAGTACCGGCAGGACCTGGTGAAGCTGGCGATCGGCCACGAGCTGCGGGTGCCGGACGTGCTCGGCCCCGCCGAGCCCGCCGGGCACACCCCCGAGGGCCTGCTGATCTCGGCGGGCACCGGGGAGAACATGGCCGCCTCGCTGGGCCTGGGCCTCGGCGTCGGCGACGCCGTGGTCTCGCTCGGCGGCAACGGCACCATCTTCGCCGTGCACGACCGCGCGGTGGTCGACCCGACCGGCCTGGTCTCCTCCTTCGCCGACGCCACCGGCCGGCACCTGCCGATGGTGGCCACCCTGAACGCGGCCCAGGTGCTGCGCTCCACCGCCGCCATGCTCGGCACCGACCCGGAGGGCCTGAGCGAGCTCGCCCTGCAGTCCTCCCCCGGCTCGTACGGCCTGGTGCTGCTGCCCTACCTGGACGGCGAGCGGACGCCCAAGCTGCCGCACGCTGCGGGCACCCTGACCGGGCTGCGCGCCGAGTCGATGGGCCCGCAGCACCTGGCCAGGGCCGCCGTCGAGGGCATGCTCTGCAACATCGCCGACGCGCTGGACCTGCTGCGCTCGCACGGCGTCGCGGTCGACCGGGTGTTCCTGCTCGGCGCGGTCGGACGGCTGCCGGCGGTGCGGGAGATCGCCCCGCTGCTGTTCGGCCGCCCCGTGGTGGTACCGCCGGCCGGCGACCACGCGGCGCGCGGCGCGGCCCGGCAGGCCGCCTGGGCGCTCGCGGGCACCGCCGAGCCGCCGCACTGGGAGCTGCCGGGAGCCGCGGTGCTGGCCCCGGACCAGGACCACGACCTGGCGGTGGGCAGCGCGGTGCGCCAGCAGTTCGCCGCGGTGCGGGAGCAGATCCACCCGGAAACCGCCTCCTGA
- a CDS encoding MFS transporter translates to MSAGTNTETTGGLLRRHRDFRLLWTGETANKFGSAVTGLAMPLIAVTALHASTFQVGLLGAAGWLPWLLIGLPVGVWVDRLRSRPIMLAASAASLLLFATVPLAAHFGMLSLAQLLVVALATGVAGVFFQTAYTAYLPRLLDPADRAEGNAKLHGSASAAGIAGIGAGGLLAQLAGPVSGLLANSGTFALSLWCTRRIRHREPARAERPERALRQEIAEGLRLVAGDRWFRTFTLFGATSNLMLTGYQSLVVVFLIREVGVAEGAVGVLAAVASTGGIAGAAVARRVAARMGTARAMLFFELALPSLAVLIPLTAGGARLVLYVVGGFGVSAGVVAGNVIKSTFQQRYCPPELLGRLSASSAVLNFGAIPVGALVGGLLGDRLGVLPAMWILTAGVPLAALILWFSPLRTCRDLPTEPLRLPDTVPAPTAALAA, encoded by the coding sequence ATGAGTGCCGGGACGAACACCGAGACCACCGGCGGGCTGCTGCGCCGCCACCGCGACTTCCGCCTGCTGTGGACCGGCGAGACCGCCAACAAGTTCGGCTCCGCCGTCACCGGCCTCGCCATGCCGCTGATCGCGGTCACCGCCCTGCACGCCTCCACCTTCCAGGTCGGCCTGCTCGGCGCCGCCGGCTGGCTGCCCTGGCTGCTCATCGGCCTCCCGGTGGGCGTCTGGGTCGACCGGCTGCGCAGCCGACCGATCATGCTCGCCGCCTCGGCCGCCTCCCTGCTGCTCTTCGCGACCGTGCCCCTCGCCGCGCACTTCGGCATGCTCAGCCTCGCCCAGCTGCTGGTGGTCGCCCTCGCCACCGGCGTCGCCGGGGTGTTCTTCCAGACCGCGTACACCGCCTACCTGCCCCGGCTGCTCGACCCCGCCGACCGGGCCGAGGGCAACGCCAAGCTCCACGGCAGCGCCTCCGCCGCCGGCATCGCCGGCATCGGCGCCGGCGGACTCCTCGCCCAGCTCGCCGGGCCGGTCTCCGGCCTGCTCGCCAACAGCGGGACGTTCGCGCTCTCGCTGTGGTGCACCCGGCGGATCCGCCACCGCGAGCCGGCCCGCGCCGAACGGCCGGAGCGGGCGCTGCGGCAGGAGATCGCGGAGGGCCTGCGGCTGGTCGCCGGCGACCGGTGGTTCCGCACCTTCACGCTCTTCGGCGCCACCTCCAACCTGATGCTCACCGGGTACCAGTCGCTGGTCGTCGTCTTCCTGATCCGCGAGGTCGGCGTGGCCGAGGGCGCGGTCGGCGTGCTCGCCGCCGTCGCCTCCACCGGCGGCATCGCCGGCGCGGCCGTCGCCCGCCGGGTCGCCGCGCGGATGGGCACCGCCCGGGCGATGCTCTTCTTCGAGCTGGCACTGCCCTCGCTCGCGGTGCTCATCCCGCTGACCGCGGGCGGGGCCCGGCTGGTGCTGTACGTGGTCGGCGGCTTCGGGGTCTCGGCGGGCGTCGTCGCCGGGAACGTCATCAAGTCCACCTTCCAGCAGCGCTACTGCCCGCCGGAGCTGCTCGGTCGGCTCTCCGCGAGCAGCGCCGTCCTCAACTTCGGGGCGATCCCGGTCGGTGCGCTGGTCGGCGGCCTGCTCGGCGACCGGCTGGGCGTGCTCCCCGCGATGTGGATCCTCACCGCCGGCGTGCCGCTGGCGGCCCTGATCCTCTGGTTCTCCCCGCTCCGCACCTGCCGCGACCTGCCGACCGAGCCCCTCCGGCTCCCCGACACCGTCCCGGCCCCGACCGCGGCCCTGGCCGCCTGA
- the dnaG gene encoding DNA primase — protein MAGRIRDEDVQAVRNALPIDAVVGDYVQLANGGGAQLKGVCPFHDEKSASFYVHPGKGVFHCFGCGESGDTITFLMKIEHCSFAEAVERMAAQAGITLRYEEGGYSPRHQQGERTRLVEAHKVAAAWYQEQLASPEAEIGRRFLAERGFDEEAAKHFGVGYAPVGWEHLVRYLRGKGFSDKEISVGGLASQGQRGGLIDRFRGRLVWPIRDSSGDVVGFGARRLREDDNGPKYLNTPETPIYKKSNVLYGIDLARKEIAKSGRAVVVEGYTDVMACHLAGVTTAVATCGTAFGEDHIKIIRRLLMDTSAYRGETVFTFDGDAAGQKAALRAFEDDQKFAARTSIAITPGGMDPCELRLAKGDDAVRELIENPVPLFEFALRSAVDRHRVDTAEGRAAALEEAARIIVKIKDRSIQHEYAVQLAGMLGILDEQFVVRRIGQLARWQRENEKNGSQRPGARRVETPAAPAVPAQPAYRLNPRDQSQFVERELLKLALQHPELVSPAFDQYGEDEFPTPPYQAVRRAIGQAGGTAYGAALPDFVGAVREVCPDDQVRGLVTELTVEPIRSRRKADELYAGEFLVKLRLQAVERRIEESHSYLRRLGNRATEEQQLAVQGELYALQQYKAMLKSRGAAGL, from the coding sequence GTGGCTGGTCGGATCCGGGATGAAGACGTGCAGGCGGTGCGCAACGCGCTGCCCATCGACGCGGTCGTCGGCGACTACGTCCAGTTGGCCAACGGTGGCGGGGCGCAGCTGAAGGGCGTCTGCCCGTTCCACGACGAGAAGTCCGCGTCGTTCTACGTGCACCCGGGCAAGGGCGTCTTCCACTGCTTCGGCTGCGGTGAGAGCGGCGACACCATCACCTTCCTGATGAAGATCGAGCACTGCTCCTTCGCCGAGGCGGTGGAGCGGATGGCCGCGCAGGCGGGCATCACGCTGCGGTACGAGGAGGGCGGCTACAGCCCGCGCCACCAGCAGGGCGAGCGGACGCGGCTGGTCGAGGCGCACAAGGTGGCGGCCGCCTGGTACCAGGAGCAGCTGGCCTCGCCGGAGGCGGAGATCGGCCGGCGCTTCCTCGCCGAGCGCGGCTTCGACGAGGAGGCGGCCAAGCACTTCGGCGTGGGCTACGCCCCGGTCGGCTGGGAGCACCTGGTGCGCTACCTGCGGGGCAAGGGCTTCAGCGACAAGGAGATCTCGGTCGGCGGCCTGGCCTCGCAGGGCCAGCGCGGCGGCCTGATCGACCGCTTCCGCGGCCGGCTGGTCTGGCCGATCCGGGACAGCTCGGGCGACGTGGTGGGCTTCGGCGCCCGCCGGCTGCGCGAGGACGACAACGGGCCGAAGTACCTGAACACGCCCGAGACGCCGATCTACAAGAAGTCGAACGTGCTGTACGGCATCGACCTGGCCCGCAAGGAGATCGCCAAGTCGGGCCGGGCGGTCGTGGTCGAGGGCTACACCGACGTGATGGCCTGCCACCTGGCCGGTGTCACCACGGCGGTGGCCACCTGCGGCACCGCGTTCGGCGAGGACCACATCAAGATCATCCGCCGGCTGCTGATGGACACCTCCGCCTACCGCGGCGAGACGGTGTTCACCTTCGACGGCGACGCCGCCGGCCAGAAGGCCGCCCTGCGCGCCTTCGAGGACGACCAGAAGTTCGCCGCCCGCACCTCCATCGCGATCACCCCCGGCGGCATGGACCCGTGCGAGCTGCGCCTGGCCAAGGGCGACGACGCGGTCCGCGAGCTGATCGAGAACCCGGTCCCGCTCTTCGAGTTCGCCCTGCGCTCGGCCGTCGACCGGCACCGGGTGGACACCGCAGAGGGCCGTGCCGCCGCCCTCGAGGAGGCGGCCCGGATCATCGTGAAGATCAAGGACCGCTCGATCCAGCACGAGTACGCCGTGCAGCTGGCCGGCATGCTCGGCATCCTGGACGAGCAGTTCGTGGTCCGCCGGATCGGCCAACTCGCGCGCTGGCAGCGGGAGAACGAGAAGAACGGCAGCCAGCGACCGGGCGCCCGCCGGGTCGAGACGCCGGCCGCCCCGGCGGTGCCCGCGCAGCCCGCGTACCGGCTCAACCCGCGCGACCAGTCCCAGTTCGTCGAGCGCGAGCTGCTCAAACTCGCGCTCCAGCACCCGGAGTTGGTCAGCCCGGCGTTCGACCAGTACGGCGAGGACGAGTTCCCCACCCCGCCGTACCAGGCGGTCCGGCGGGCCATCGGCCAGGCCGGCGGCACGGCGTACGGCGCGGCCCTGCCGGACTTCGTCGGCGCGGTCCGCGAGGTCTGCCCGGACGACCAGGTCCGCGGCCTGGTCACCGAATTGACCGTCGAGCCGATCCGCTCCCGGCGCAAGGCCGACGAGCTCTACGCGGGCGAGTTCCTGGTCAAGCTCCGCCTGCAGGCGGTGGAGCGCCGGATCGAGGAGTCGCACAGCTACCTGCGGCGGCTCGGCAACCGGGCCACCGAGGAGCAGCAACTCGCCGTCCAGGGCGAGCTCTACGCGCTGCAGCAGTACAAGGCGATGCTCAAGAGCCGGGGCGCGGCAGGGCTGTGA
- a CDS encoding deoxyguanosinetriphosphate triphosphohydrolase, translating to MNDTTRYETTPYDPQAEARWVPEPDKRPGRTAFQRDRARVLHSAALRRLAGTTQVVAPMRSDFPRTRLTHSLECAQVGRELGAALGCDPDLVEAGCLAHDIGHPPFGHTGEEALDQAAEACGGFEGNAQSLRILTRLEPKRFAPADEEPVRLAPWPGRSVGLNLTRAALDAATKYPWARGGHPTDPASTKYGVYGDDLPVFRWLRAGAPDGRKCFEATVMDWSDDVAYSTHDVEDGLQAGHIDPDALRGSEERAELFKIAERYAPDAAPEELAEALDRLQAQEWWPRAYDGTARARAGLKDLTSQLIGRFCLAAEQATRARYGPGPLTRYAAELVVPRGVRLECAVLKAVAVRYVMQRDEQAQLRSRQRIVIAELADVLMRDAPHGLDPVFAALYDEAEDDRAALRAVIDQIATLTDASALALHARLVP from the coding sequence ATGAACGACACCACCCGGTACGAAACCACCCCGTACGACCCGCAGGCCGAGGCCCGCTGGGTGCCCGAGCCGGACAAGCGCCCCGGCCGCACCGCGTTCCAGCGCGACCGCGCCCGCGTCCTGCACTCGGCCGCGCTGCGCCGGCTGGCCGGCACCACGCAGGTGGTGGCGCCGATGCGCAGCGACTTCCCGCGCACCCGGCTCACCCACTCCCTGGAGTGCGCGCAGGTCGGCCGCGAGCTCGGCGCGGCCCTCGGCTGCGACCCGGACCTGGTGGAGGCCGGCTGCCTGGCGCACGACATCGGCCACCCGCCGTTCGGCCACACCGGAGAGGAGGCGCTCGACCAGGCCGCCGAGGCCTGCGGCGGTTTCGAGGGCAACGCCCAGTCGTTGCGCATCCTGACCCGCCTGGAGCCCAAGCGCTTCGCCCCGGCCGACGAGGAGCCCGTCCGGCTCGCCCCCTGGCCCGGCCGCAGCGTCGGCCTCAACCTGACCCGCGCCGCGCTGGACGCGGCCACCAAGTACCCGTGGGCCCGGGGCGGCCACCCCACCGATCCGGCCTCCACCAAGTACGGCGTGTACGGCGACGACCTGCCGGTCTTCCGCTGGCTGCGGGCCGGCGCGCCGGACGGCCGCAAGTGCTTCGAGGCCACCGTCATGGACTGGTCCGACGACGTCGCCTACTCCACCCACGACGTGGAGGACGGCCTGCAGGCCGGCCACATCGACCCGGACGCGCTGCGCGGCTCGGAGGAGCGCGCCGAGCTCTTCAAGATCGCCGAGCGGTACGCGCCCGACGCCGCCCCCGAGGAGCTGGCCGAGGCGCTCGACCGCCTGCAGGCCCAGGAGTGGTGGCCCCGCGCGTACGACGGCACCGCCCGCGCCCGGGCCGGCCTCAAGGACCTCACCAGCCAGCTGATCGGCCGCTTCTGCCTGGCCGCCGAGCAGGCCACCCGGGCCCGGTACGGCCCCGGCCCGCTGACCCGGTACGCGGCCGAGCTGGTCGTCCCGCGCGGGGTGCGGCTGGAGTGCGCGGTGCTCAAGGCGGTCGCCGTGCGGTACGTGATGCAGCGCGACGAGCAGGCCCAGCTGCGCTCCCGGCAGCGGATCGTGATCGCCGAGCTCGCCGACGTCCTGATGCGCGACGCCCCGCACGGCCTGGATCCGGTGTTCGCCGCCCTCTACGACGAGGCCGAGGACGACCGGGCCGCGCTGCGCGCCGTGATCGACCAGATCGCCACCCTCACCGACGCCTCAGCCCTCGCCCTGCACGCCAGGCTGGTCCCGTAG
- a CDS encoding trypsin-like serine peptidase — MGGRRAAAVALGGVLLASGALAGCGPTGAAADPPSAAAPLPRATPAPADTAANRVGVLFKGGTRLCTASVVHSPRGNLLVTAAHCVWAGDRPLDGVVFAPGYRDGDSPYGSWPVTETFVDGHWSRSADPEYDVAFLAVGEEGGKRIEDLLGGNRLGTGLGFGLEVTVTGYPHEREAPVSCRVRTTAQSTTQERFDCAGYTEGTSGGPWVTGTGQVVGVIGGYQEGGDTADTSYSVAFDDRVAELYRRATA; from the coding sequence ATGGGCGGGCGGCGGGCGGCAGCGGTGGCGCTGGGCGGGGTGCTGCTGGCCTCGGGCGCACTGGCGGGCTGCGGCCCCACCGGGGCGGCGGCGGACCCGCCCTCGGCGGCGGCTCCGCTGCCGAGGGCGACCCCGGCCCCGGCGGACACCGCGGCCAACCGGGTCGGCGTCCTGTTCAAGGGCGGCACCCGGCTGTGCACCGCCAGCGTGGTGCACAGCCCCCGCGGCAACCTGCTGGTCACCGCCGCGCACTGCGTCTGGGCCGGTGACCGCCCCCTCGACGGCGTGGTCTTCGCCCCGGGCTACCGCGACGGGGACAGCCCGTACGGGAGCTGGCCGGTGACCGAGACCTTCGTGGACGGCCACTGGTCCCGCTCGGCGGACCCGGAGTACGACGTGGCCTTCCTCGCCGTGGGCGAGGAGGGCGGGAAGCGGATCGAGGACCTGCTCGGCGGCAACCGGCTCGGCACCGGCCTGGGCTTCGGCCTGGAGGTCACCGTCACCGGCTACCCGCACGAACGCGAGGCTCCGGTCAGCTGCCGGGTGCGGACCACCGCGCAGTCCACCACCCAGGAGCGCTTCGACTGCGCCGGCTACACCGAGGGCACCAGCGGCGGACCCTGGGTCACCGGAACCGGCCAGGTGGTCGGCGTGATCGGCGGCTACCAGGAGGGCGGGGACACCGCCGACACCTCGTACAGCGTCGCCTTCGACGACCGGGTGGCCGAGCTGTACCGCCGCGCCACCGCCTGA
- a CDS encoding RNA polymerase sigma factor: MPVELAAVRRPQAVTAEDQLDPTPEPDRPAAPDLLEEPELEEPEDPTGGTDFTPEQVEEERPEPAVDESAGPAADLLRQYLREIGRVRLLTAAEEVELARQIEAGLFAEEALDRTPDLDERCTDDLDHLVVLGRIAKRRLIEANLRLVVSVAKRYVGRGLTLLDLVQEGNLGLIRAVEKFDYARGYKFSTYATWWIRQAMSRALADQARTIRVPVHVVELINRVLRVQRSLLQERGVEPTFAEVGEALQLTPERVREVLKLAQEPVSLHTPVGEEDDVALGDLIEDADAASPVESAAFLLLREHLDAVLATLGERERQVVQLRYGLDDGRPRTLEEIGHLFGVTRERIRQIEAKTLARLREHAFAEQLRGYLD, from the coding sequence ATGCCCGTGGAGCTAGCCGCTGTCCGCCGGCCCCAGGCCGTCACGGCCGAGGACCAGCTTGACCCGACCCCCGAGCCTGATCGCCCGGCCGCGCCCGACCTTCTCGAGGAGCCCGAACTCGAAGAGCCCGAAGACCCGACCGGTGGAACGGACTTCACCCCCGAACAGGTCGAGGAGGAACGCCCCGAACCCGCCGTCGACGAATCCGCCGGGCCGGCCGCCGACCTGCTGCGCCAGTACCTGCGCGAGATCGGCCGGGTCCGCCTGCTCACCGCCGCCGAGGAGGTCGAACTCGCCCGCCAGATCGAGGCGGGCCTGTTCGCCGAGGAGGCCCTGGACCGCACCCCCGACCTCGACGAGCGCTGCACCGACGACCTCGACCACCTCGTGGTGCTCGGCCGGATCGCCAAGCGCCGCCTGATCGAGGCCAATCTGCGCCTGGTGGTCTCGGTCGCCAAGCGCTACGTCGGCCGCGGCCTGACCCTGCTCGACCTGGTCCAGGAGGGCAACCTCGGCCTGATCCGCGCGGTCGAGAAGTTCGACTACGCGCGCGGCTACAAGTTCTCGACGTACGCCACCTGGTGGATCCGGCAGGCGATGAGCCGGGCGCTGGCCGACCAGGCCCGCACCATCCGGGTGCCGGTGCACGTGGTGGAGCTGATCAACCGGGTGCTGCGGGTGCAGCGCTCGCTGCTCCAGGAGCGCGGCGTGGAGCCGACCTTCGCCGAGGTCGGCGAGGCGCTGCAGCTCACGCCCGAGCGCGTCCGGGAGGTGCTGAAGCTGGCCCAGGAGCCGGTCTCGCTGCACACCCCGGTCGGCGAGGAGGACGACGTCGCGCTCGGCGACCTGATCGAGGACGCCGACGCCGCCTCCCCGGTGGAGTCCGCCGCCTTCCTGCTGCTGCGCGAACACCTGGACGCCGTCCTCGCCACCCTCGGGGAACGCGAGCGCCAGGTCGTCCAGTTGCGCTACGGCCTGGACGACGGGCGCCCGCGCACCCTGGAGGAGATCGGCCACCTGTTCGGCGTGACCCGCGAGCGGATCCGCCAGATCGAGGCCAAGACCCTGGCCAGACTGCGCGAGCACGCCTTCGCCGAACAGCTGCGCGGCTACCTGGACTGA
- a CDS encoding glutamate decarboxylase, translated as MALHQGHEEKDRPLSVSPLSAAVDPIGAMQTAPARHRLADLPVPPPVAYQLIHDELMLDGNAKLNLATFVTTSMDDYADRLMAECRDKNMIDKDEYPQTAELEKRCVAILADLWHAPDPAAAVGCSTTGSSEACMLAGMALKRRWMARNRERYAAGARPNLVMGVNVQVCWEKFCNFWEVEARLVPMEGERFHLDAEQAVAHCDENTIGVVGILGSTFDGSYEPIAEICAALDDLQRNTGLDVPVHVDGASGGMVAPFLDPDLAWDFRLPRVASINTSGHKYGLVYPGVGWALWRDAEALPEELVFRVNYLGGEMPTFALNFSRPGSEVVAQYYTFLRLGREGYRAVQQACRTVAEYLAQKIEALGPFRLLTRGDQLPVFAFTTAEGVGFDVFDVSRRLRERGWQVPAYTFPEKREDLAVLRVVCRNGFTHDLADLLLEDLTRLLPELEAQPAPLKDLGIPARTAFHH; from the coding sequence ATGGCGCTGCACCAAGGTCACGAGGAGAAGGACCGTCCGCTGTCCGTCAGTCCGCTGTCCGCCGCGGTCGACCCGATCGGTGCGATGCAGACGGCGCCGGCCCGGCACCGGCTGGCGGACCTGCCGGTCCCGCCGCCGGTGGCGTACCAGCTGATCCACGACGAACTGATGCTGGACGGCAACGCCAAGCTCAACCTCGCGACGTTCGTCACCACCTCGATGGACGACTACGCCGACCGGTTGATGGCGGAGTGCCGCGACAAGAACATGATCGACAAGGACGAGTACCCGCAGACCGCCGAGCTGGAGAAGCGCTGCGTGGCGATCCTCGCCGACCTGTGGCACGCCCCGGACCCGGCCGCGGCGGTGGGCTGCTCGACCACCGGGTCGAGCGAGGCCTGCATGCTGGCCGGCATGGCGCTCAAGCGCCGCTGGATGGCCCGCAACCGGGAGCGGTACGCGGCGGGCGCGCGGCCGAACCTGGTGATGGGCGTCAACGTGCAGGTCTGCTGGGAGAAGTTCTGCAACTTCTGGGAGGTCGAGGCGCGGCTGGTCCCGATGGAGGGCGAGCGCTTCCACCTGGATGCCGAGCAGGCCGTGGCCCACTGCGACGAGAACACCATCGGCGTGGTCGGCATCCTCGGCTCCACCTTCGACGGCTCCTACGAGCCGATCGCGGAGATCTGCGCCGCCCTGGACGACCTGCAGCGGAACACCGGGCTCGACGTGCCGGTGCACGTGGACGGCGCGTCCGGCGGCATGGTCGCGCCCTTCCTCGACCCCGACCTGGCCTGGGACTTCCGGCTCCCCCGGGTCGCCTCGATCAACACCTCCGGGCACAAGTACGGCCTGGTCTACCCCGGTGTCGGCTGGGCGCTGTGGCGGGACGCCGAGGCGCTGCCGGAGGAGCTGGTGTTCCGGGTGAACTACCTGGGCGGCGAGATGCCGACCTTCGCGCTGAACTTCTCCCGCCCGGGCTCCGAGGTGGTCGCCCAGTACTACACCTTCCTGCGGCTGGGCCGGGAGGGCTACCGGGCGGTGCAGCAGGCCTGCCGGACGGTCGCCGAGTACCTCGCGCAGAAGATCGAGGCGCTCGGGCCGTTCCGGCTGCTGACCCGCGGCGACCAGCTGCCGGTGTTCGCCTTCACCACGGCCGAGGGCGTCGGTTTCGACGTGTTCGACGTGTCCCGGCGGCTGCGCGAGCGCGGCTGGCAGGTCCCCGCGTACACCTTCCCGGAGAAACGGGAGGACCTGGCGGTGCTGCGGGTGGTGTGCCGCAACGGGTTCACCCACGACCTGGCCGACCTGCTGCTCGAGGACCTGACCCGGCTGCTGCCCGAACTGGAGGCCCAGCCGGCGCCGTTGAAGGACTTGGGGATCCCGGCCCGGACGGCGTTCCACCACTGA